One Fastidiosipila sp. genomic window carries:
- the dnaK gene encoding molecular chaperone DnaK, which yields MSKIIGIDLGTTNSVVSVMEGGEPVVIVNAEGSRTTPSVVAFTNTGERLVGQIAKNQAQKNPDRTVMSIKREMGTDHKNTIDGKSYTPPEISAMILQKLKHDAEAYLGETVTHAVVTVPAYFSDSQRQATKDAGKIAGLTVDRIINEPTAASLAYGLDKEHDQKIVIFDLGGGTFDVSILEIGDGVFEVKSTSGNTRLGGDDFDNKIVDWMIDTMKKEQGVDLSSDRLAMQRLREAAEKAKIELSNVLTASINLPFITADQEGPKHLDLSLSRAKFDDMTKDLIEKTKGPLNAAMSDAGLKPEDIDKILLVGGSTRIPAVQDMVRSYFGKDPFKGINPDECVAMGAAIQAGILAGDIDDMVLIDVTPLSLGIETLGGVMTRMIDRNTRIPTSKKRIFSTAADGQTQVEVHVLQGEREMAAGNKSLGRFILDGIAPAPRGIPQIEVSFDIDANGIVNVSAIDKGTNRTQHITITASSNLSDADIDQAIKDAERFAEEDRRKKDEVDTKNRAETTIYETEKLLKESGDKFEEADKTAIEEHLSKLRDSHGKGDLDAMKQDMESLSQAVYKASEAMYQKTQQQAQPEQEAPPQQQEPGTYEADFKDVGGDEN from the coding sequence ATGAGCAAGATTATAGGAATTGACTTGGGAACGACCAACTCTGTCGTATCGGTCATGGAAGGCGGTGAGCCGGTTGTCATCGTCAACGCGGAAGGCAGCCGGACCACACCTTCGGTGGTCGCTTTCACCAATACAGGAGAGCGCCTGGTCGGGCAGATTGCCAAAAACCAGGCACAAAAAAATCCGGATCGCACGGTCATGTCCATCAAACGCGAGATGGGAACCGATCATAAGAATACAATCGATGGCAAGTCCTACACACCGCCGGAGATCTCCGCCATGATCCTTCAGAAACTGAAGCATGACGCGGAAGCCTACCTGGGTGAGACAGTCACCCATGCGGTTGTGACGGTTCCGGCCTATTTCTCGGATTCACAGCGCCAGGCGACCAAGGATGCCGGGAAAATCGCGGGCCTTACCGTGGACCGGATCATCAATGAGCCGACTGCGGCCTCGCTGGCCTATGGACTCGACAAGGAACACGATCAGAAGATTGTCATCTTTGACTTGGGCGGCGGCACCTTTGACGTCTCCATCCTGGAGATCGGCGATGGTGTCTTTGAAGTTAAATCGACTTCCGGCAACACCCGCCTGGGCGGCGATGACTTTGACAACAAGATTGTTGACTGGATGATTGACACCATGAAAAAGGAGCAGGGCGTCGATCTTTCCTCCGACCGGCTGGCCATGCAAAGGTTGCGTGAAGCGGCAGAAAAAGCAAAGATTGAGCTGTCAAATGTACTGACTGCCTCCATCAACCTGCCCTTCATCACAGCTGATCAGGAAGGGCCCAAACATCTGGATCTTTCCCTGTCACGGGCCAAGTTTGATGATATGACCAAAGACCTGATCGAAAAGACCAAGGGCCCCTTGAATGCGGCCATGTCGGATGCCGGCCTGAAGCCGGAAGATATCGACAAGATTCTGCTAGTCGGCGGTTCGACCCGGATCCCGGCCGTTCAGGATATGGTCCGCAGCTACTTTGGCAAGGATCCTTTCAAGGGCATCAATCCGGACGAATGTGTTGCCATGGGGGCGGCCATCCAGGCCGGCATCCTGGCGGGCGACATCGACGACATGGTTCTGATCGATGTGACACCGCTTTCACTGGGCATCGAAACCCTTGGCGGCGTCATGACACGCATGATCGACCGCAATACCCGGATTCCCACCAGCAAGAAGCGGATCTTCTCGACTGCCGCCGATGGCCAGACACAGGTGGAAGTCCATGTACTCCAAGGTGAGCGCGAGATGGCGGCTGGCAACAAGTCGCTCGGGCGTTTTATCCTTGACGGGATCGCCCCCGCGCCGCGCGGTATTCCTCAGATCGAGGTCAGTTTCGACATCGATGCCAATGGTATCGTCAACGTTTCGGCCATCGACAAGGGAACCAACCGCACCCAGCACATCACCATCACAGCCTCGTCCAACCTGTCAGATGCCGACATTGATCAGGCCATCAAGGATGCGGAGCGCTTTGCGGAGGAAGACCGCAGGAAAAAGGATGAGGTTGACACCAAGAACCGGGCCGAGACCACCATCTACGAAACGGAAAAGCTGCTCAAGGAATCCGGCGACAAGTTCGAGGAGGCTGATAAAACGGCCATCGAGGAACATTTGTCCAAACTGCGTGACAGCCACGGCAAGGGGGACCTTGATGCCATGAAACAAGACATGGAATCGCTTAGCCAGGCGGTCTACAAGGCCTCAGAGGCCATGTACCAGAAGACTCAGCAGCAGGCCCAGCCTGAGCAGGAAGCCCCTCCTCAGCAGCAGGAGCCGGGCACTTACGAAGCCGATTTCAAGGATGTCGGCGGTGACGAGAATTAA
- a CDS encoding glutamate--tRNA ligase produces MPNRKVKTRFAPSPTGIMHIGNLRSALYEYLIARSMGGAFILRIEDTDRGRYLEGAVEVIYRNLELCGLTHDEGPDIGGPNGPYTQSERLPLYRKYAQELVLQGHAYPCFCASAGSSETDEGEEAASFGYDRRCRGIDPELARERMASGETYAIRQKMPLEGSTSFSDEVYGTITVNNRELEDQILLKSDGFPTYNFANVIDDHLMEITHVVRGSEYLSSTPKYCLLYEALGWEIPRFVHLPLIVGEDGRKLSKRHGSTGFDDLIKEGYLPEAIVNMIAFLGWSPGGETRELFSLKELEQAFHIGGINKAPAVFSYHKLDWMNEQHIRAMPFDRWKKEVKELADPAFKGRPYALDQLAQVLQPRVTKLSDIPSMIRFLTERLPLSRDLFFNKRAKLDADRAAVILRAICPGLQALDDWTEAGLHDLLEKTGQALDIKKGQLMGSLRAGLAAQQVTPGGAIETALILGRRESLERLDRVLKFLDEA; encoded by the coding sequence ATGCCAAATAGAAAAGTCAAGACCAGATTCGCGCCAAGCCCCACCGGCATCATGCATATTGGCAACCTCCGGTCAGCCCTCTATGAATACCTGATCGCCCGGTCCATGGGCGGCGCTTTTATCCTGCGGATCGAGGACACAGACCGCGGCCGCTACCTTGAGGGAGCTGTTGAAGTCATTTACCGGAACCTTGAATTGTGCGGGCTGACTCATGACGAGGGCCCTGATATCGGCGGCCCCAATGGACCCTACACGCAAAGCGAACGGCTCCCCCTCTACCGGAAATACGCTCAAGAGCTGGTCCTGCAAGGCCATGCCTACCCCTGTTTTTGCGCCTCAGCGGGCTCATCGGAGACCGATGAGGGAGAAGAGGCCGCAAGCTTCGGCTATGACCGCCGCTGCAGGGGCATCGATCCGGAACTTGCCAGGGAGCGGATGGCATCGGGCGAAACTTATGCCATCCGGCAGAAGATGCCGCTTGAAGGATCAACTTCTTTCTCTGACGAGGTTTACGGCACCATCACCGTCAACAACCGGGAGCTTGAGGATCAGATTCTCCTCAAATCGGATGGCTTCCCCACCTACAATTTTGCCAATGTCATCGATGACCATCTGATGGAGATCACCCATGTGGTCCGCGGTTCGGAGTATCTTTCCTCCACACCCAAATACTGCCTGCTTTATGAGGCGCTGGGCTGGGAGATCCCCCGCTTCGTTCACCTGCCCCTGATTGTGGGTGAAGACGGCAGGAAGCTTTCCAAGCGCCACGGCTCCACAGGTTTTGATGACCTGATTAAAGAAGGTTACCTGCCCGAAGCCATCGTCAACATGATTGCTTTTCTGGGCTGGTCGCCCGGGGGCGAAACCCGGGAGCTTTTTTCACTCAAGGAGCTTGAGCAGGCTTTCCACATCGGGGGCATCAATAAGGCGCCGGCTGTCTTTTCCTACCACAAGCTGGATTGGATGAATGAGCAGCACATCCGGGCCATGCCCTTTGACCGGTGGAAAAAAGAGGTCAAGGAACTGGCTGATCCTGCATTCAAGGGAAGGCCCTACGCCCTCGACCAGCTGGCACAGGTCCTGCAGCCGCGTGTGACCAAGCTTTCCGACATCCCGTCCATGATTCGCTTTCTGACTGAGCGGCTGCCCCTTTCCCGGGATCTCTTTTTCAATAAGCGTGCTAAACTGGACGCTGACCGGGCAGCCGTCATTCTCCGGGCAATCTGCCCCGGGCTGCAAGCGCTGGACGACTGGACTGAAGCGGGCCTTCATGACCTGCTGGAGAAAACGGGCCAGGCCCTTGACATTAAGAAGGGTCAGCTGATGGGGTCGCTTCGCGCCGGTCTGGCGGCCCAGCAGGTCACCCCGGGCGGTGCCATCGAAACGGCACTGATCCTGGGACGCCGGGAGTCACTTGAGCGGCTTGATCGTGTACTTAAATTTCTGGATGAGGCATAA
- the hrcA gene encoding heat-inducible transcription repressor HrcA gives MDERKKQILKAIVDDYVETAEPVGSKSLVERHNLQYSSATIRHEMAELEEMGYLEKPHTSAGRMPSDKGYRAYVDNMMSLPEVSPAEALGIREFLLKNLDEARELIERAAEYLAGKTNYLSVALSPQYSDSSLEQIKIMMIEPGRAIVVLVLSAGVVHDRLIRIPAMIDEKQLDSIGRAVERCLAGKKLDDITLVTISSAAEGTGLPEALVNQVLYEAYVAIKQTEKIEVFMDGRHYLLRQPEFRDVDRANRFYRAVHQEQMVAGYMMEMRREHEERRAQGCDWDLDCLEALEEEGESALSIPKTKPSYMVRIGQEIALEGMEDMSFITTTYRIGRQISGQIGVIGPKRMQYGRIISQISFVNKALMEAAGEHYRQAAGDDEASGREKKRTEGQA, from the coding sequence ATGGACGAGCGCAAGAAGCAGATCCTCAAGGCGATTGTAGATGATTACGTCGAAACGGCCGAGCCGGTCGGTTCCAAGTCGCTCGTCGAACGCCACAATCTCCAGTATTCTTCGGCTACCATCCGCCATGAGATGGCGGAACTTGAAGAAATGGGCTACCTGGAGAAACCCCACACCTCGGCTGGCAGGATGCCGTCGGATAAGGGCTATCGGGCCTACGTTGACAATATGATGTCCCTGCCTGAGGTATCTCCCGCGGAAGCCTTGGGAATCCGCGAATTTCTCCTCAAGAATCTGGATGAGGCCAGAGAGTTGATTGAGCGCGCGGCTGAGTACCTGGCCGGCAAGACCAATTACCTGTCAGTCGCCCTGTCGCCGCAATACTCGGACTCCAGCCTGGAGCAGATCAAGATCATGATGATCGAACCGGGCCGGGCCATTGTTGTTCTGGTCTTATCTGCCGGCGTTGTCCATGACCGCTTGATCCGGATTCCCGCCATGATCGATGAAAAACAGCTTGACAGCATCGGCCGGGCCGTGGAACGTTGCCTGGCCGGCAAGAAGCTGGACGACATCACCCTGGTCACCATTTCATCGGCTGCCGAAGGGACGGGGCTGCCCGAGGCTCTGGTCAACCAGGTGCTCTACGAAGCCTACGTGGCCATCAAGCAGACGGAAAAAATCGAGGTCTTTATGGACGGCAGGCATTACCTTCTGAGGCAGCCGGAATTCCGGGATGTGGACCGGGCCAACCGTTTTTACCGGGCCGTCCACCAGGAACAGATGGTTGCCGGTTACATGATGGAAATGCGGCGGGAGCATGAAGAACGGCGGGCCCAAGGATGTGACTGGGATCTCGATTGCCTGGAGGCGCTTGAGGAAGAGGGGGAGTCGGCCCTTTCGATCCCCAAAACCAAACCTTCCTACATGGTCCGGATCGGCCAGGAGATCGCGCTGGAAGGCATGGAGGATATGTCCTTCATTACGACTACCTACCGGATCGGCCGCCAGATATCAGGACAGATCGGTGTCATCGGGCCGAAACGGATGCAGTACGGAAGGATTATCTCCCAGATCAGCTTCGTCAACAAGGCCCTGATGGAAGCTGCCGGTGAACATTACAGACAGGCGGCCGGTGATGATGAGGCGTCCGGTCGGGAAAAGAAAAGAACAGAGGGACAAGCATGA
- a CDS encoding J domain-containing protein, with translation MNNNPYEVLGIPHGASEETVRDAYRELVRKYHPDQFTDSRAKELAEAKMREINAAYDAITLGNQQQTSHSAWSRQQAPNQPPPYGSPYSNPNPSPYYRSGCGGDSCCQTLTCLCCADSCCECMGGDLCLCC, from the coding sequence ATGAACAACAATCCCTATGAAGTTTTGGGCATCCCCCATGGGGCGTCGGAGGAAACAGTCCGTGACGCCTATCGTGAGCTGGTCAGAAAATACCACCCCGATCAGTTCACGGACTCCCGGGCCAAGGAACTGGCCGAGGCCAAGATGCGGGAGATCAATGCGGCCTATGATGCCATCACACTGGGCAATCAACAGCAGACGAGCCATTCAGCCTGGAGCCGCCAACAGGCTCCCAACCAGCCTCCGCCTTATGGTTCCCCTTATAGCAATCCCAACCCGTCGCCCTACTACCGCTCGGGCTGCGGGGGCGATTCCTGCTGCCAGACCCTGACTTGCCTTTGCTGCGCGGACTCTTGCTGCGAATGCATGGGCGGCGATCTTTGCCTTTGCTGTTGA
- a CDS encoding nucleotide exchange factor GrpE — translation MSGSKEKEKKQEMAPAEPAEELEIMEEAEEGEEKSPEDELRELNDRYLRVCADFDNFRRRTRQDRAAGYEEAVIDTVRALLPVVDSVDAAIKAAQACATDEAREFAQGVVLIALQLEEAFQKLGVTEIDGKGSDFDPSIHQVVIHGEDEELPENYVVEVYQKGYRKGDRVIRHSMVRVVN, via the coding sequence ATGAGCGGATCAAAGGAAAAAGAAAAGAAACAGGAAATGGCTCCGGCCGAACCTGCGGAGGAACTCGAAATCATGGAGGAAGCGGAGGAGGGGGAGGAAAAATCACCGGAGGATGAACTGCGTGAGCTCAACGACCGCTACTTGCGTGTCTGTGCCGACTTCGACAATTTCAGAAGGAGAACACGGCAGGATCGGGCGGCAGGCTATGAGGAAGCCGTCATTGATACCGTCCGCGCGCTGCTTCCGGTTGTCGACAGCGTGGACGCGGCCATCAAGGCGGCGCAAGCCTGCGCGACAGATGAGGCACGGGAATTTGCCCAGGGGGTCGTCCTGATTGCCCTCCAGCTGGAAGAAGCCTTCCAGAAGCTGGGCGTGACGGAAATCGATGGCAAGGGATCGGACTTCGATCCCAGCATCCATCAGGTGGTCATCCACGGCGAGGATGAGGAACTTCCCGAGAATTACGTCGTCGAAGTCTACCAGAAGGGTTACCGCAAGGGGGATCGTGTCATCCGGCACAGCATGGTCCGGGTGGTCAATTAG
- the hemW gene encoding radical SAM family heme chaperone HemW gives MTKTKSDPLYPGGVTYAAKQPVTSLYIHVPFCKSKCFYCDFYSVPQAGSGLIQSWHRSLIRELERLAEEAEVQGLHLAPLETLYFGGGTPSLLPPDMLISLIDRTEKLFSLATSCDITIEANPESYSTAQKAGALEILAEAGVNRISFGLQSSSDKLLRRIGRRHTVMDVIFALEAAAGAGISQLAVDLMTGLPGQTLEDIDETLELIAGLPVSHVSSYALTLAQGTPLAALFEASPGLFPDDGLEREMTHRVIHRLNSLGFEHYEISNFAKAGARSRHNLTYWKADPYMAAGPAAASYMAGIRRQNPASLGDWTALMDHDAAGPFSRSTIEEVVDEKAARIETMILGLRILEGVTRSRFRERHGLDYDQVFGEQLRLLEEAGLLALEKSAVRLTEKGLDFADRVARELL, from the coding sequence ATGACGAAAACCAAGTCTGATCCTTTGTATCCAGGCGGGGTGACCTATGCTGCCAAGCAGCCGGTCACCTCGCTTTACATTCATGTTCCCTTTTGCAAAAGCAAGTGTTTTTACTGTGATTTTTATTCGGTTCCCCAGGCCGGGTCCGGCCTGATTCAAAGCTGGCACCGCAGCCTGATCCGGGAACTGGAGCGGCTGGCTGAAGAAGCTGAAGTTCAGGGCCTTCATCTGGCACCCCTTGAGACTCTCTATTTTGGCGGAGGCACCCCTTCCCTTCTGCCGCCGGACATGCTCATCTCCCTCATTGATCGGACAGAAAAGCTTTTTTCCCTGGCCACCTCCTGCGACATCACGATCGAAGCCAATCCCGAATCCTACAGTACAGCACAAAAGGCCGGAGCTCTGGAAATTCTGGCTGAAGCAGGCGTCAACCGCATCAGTTTCGGGCTGCAGTCATCATCGGACAAGCTGCTGCGCCGTATCGGGCGCCGCCATACGGTCATGGATGTCATCTTTGCCCTTGAAGCGGCAGCCGGGGCAGGAATCAGCCAGCTCGCGGTCGATCTGATGACGGGACTGCCTGGCCAGACCCTGGAAGACATTGATGAAACGTTGGAACTGATTGCCGGGCTGCCGGTCAGCCACGTCTCCTCCTACGCCCTGACCCTCGCCCAGGGAACGCCGCTGGCCGCTCTCTTCGAGGCTTCACCGGGTCTGTTTCCGGATGACGGCCTGGAACGTGAGATGACGCACCGGGTCATCCATAGGCTGAATTCACTGGGTTTTGAGCATTATGAGATCAGCAATTTTGCCAAAGCGGGCGCCCGCTCCCGCCATAACCTGACTTATTGGAAAGCCGACCCTTATATGGCCGCAGGCCCGGCCGCCGCCAGCTACATGGCGGGCATCCGGCGGCAAAACCCCGCTTCACTCGGGGATTGGACAGCCCTGATGGACCATGACGCAGCGGGTCCCTTCAGCCGCTCCACCATCGAAGAAGTAGTGGATGAAAAAGCAGCCCGGATCGAGACTATGATCCTGGGACTCCGTATCCTGGAGGGTGTGACGCGTTCCCGCTTCAGGGAACGGCATGGCCTGGACTACGATCAGGTCTTCGGTGAGCAGCTTCGGCTGCTGGAAGAAGCGGGCCTGCTGGCCCTTGAGAAATCCGCCGTCCGGCTGACTGAAAAAGGCCTGGATTTTGCTGACCGGGTGGCCCGTGAACTGCTCTGA
- a CDS encoding SPFH/Band 7/PHB domain protein has product MAPFNWGLIVLGLVALAILVLFIRNIRVVPQATAFVIERLGTYKATWQTGIHAKMPFIDRIERRVSLKERVADFPPQAVITRDNVTMQIDTVVFYQIVDPVLYCYGIENPIIGIENLSATTLRNLIGDLELDETLTSRDVINTRMRQTLDEATDPWGIRVNRVELKNIIPPREIQTAMERQMKAEREKRENILISEGKKEALIRVAEGEKEAAILRAEAKKEQAIRESEGKAAAILKVQEATARGLQMIKDVGADEALIAIKSLETMAAVADGRATKIIIPSNMQGLAGLAVSFKELLSDSNIAPAEADDENQV; this is encoded by the coding sequence ATGGCGCCCTTTAACTGGGGGCTGATTGTGCTGGGCCTCGTCGCCCTGGCCATCCTGGTCCTCTTCATCCGCAATATCCGGGTCGTCCCGCAGGCCACGGCCTTCGTGATCGAACGCCTGGGCACCTACAAGGCGACCTGGCAGACGGGCATCCACGCCAAAATGCCCTTCATCGACCGGATTGAACGCCGGGTTTCGCTGAAGGAGCGCGTGGCAGATTTTCCGCCCCAGGCTGTGATAACAAGAGACAACGTCACCATGCAGATCGACACGGTCGTTTTCTACCAAATTGTCGATCCGGTGCTCTATTGCTACGGGATTGAAAACCCCATCATCGGCATCGAAAATCTGTCGGCTACCACCCTGCGCAACCTGATCGGCGACCTTGAACTGGATGAGACCCTGACGTCGCGCGATGTCATCAATACACGCATGCGGCAGACCCTGGACGAGGCGACCGATCCCTGGGGGATCCGCGTCAACCGGGTTGAGTTGAAAAACATCATCCCGCCGCGCGAGATTCAGACAGCCATGGAACGCCAGATGAAGGCCGAGCGCGAAAAACGCGAGAATATCCTGATTTCCGAGGGTAAGAAAGAAGCCCTGATCCGGGTGGCTGAAGGTGAGAAAGAAGCGGCCATCCTGAGGGCGGAGGCCAAAAAAGAGCAGGCCATCCGTGAATCAGAGGGCAAGGCTGCGGCCATCCTGAAGGTTCAGGAGGCGACTGCCAGAGGGCTCCAGATGATCAAGGATGTGGGCGCCGATGAAGCCCTGATCGCTATCAAGAGCCTGGAAACCATGGCGGCGGTGGCGGATGGGCGGGCCACGAAAATTATCATTCCCTCCAATATGCAGGGTCTGGCCGGCCTGGCCGTATCCTTCAAGGAGCTGCTGTCGGATTCCAACATTGCGCCGGCGGAAGCGGATGACGAAAACCAAGTCTGA
- a CDS encoding NfeD family protein: MNPLILETVILGLSAALFWGLIMAAAAVAELATLNLVSIWFVAAALIAMIAALLGASLTVQFVLFAACSIGGFLIFILLIRPKLGKRLITPTNADRIMNKEGVVTDAINPTSGGGLIRVEGQVWSARTEDETFIPKGTPVRVIGLRGVKAIVVPVEPLESEQEPEP, from the coding sequence ATGAATCCACTTATCTTGGAAACCGTGATCCTGGGCCTCTCAGCTGCCCTCTTTTGGGGTTTGATCATGGCGGCCGCGGCAGTCGCTGAGCTGGCCACCCTGAATCTGGTTTCCATCTGGTTTGTCGCAGCCGCACTGATCGCCATGATTGCCGCCCTGCTGGGTGCATCCCTGACGGTTCAATTCGTCCTCTTCGCGGCCTGCTCCATCGGCGGATTTTTGATCTTTATCCTCCTGATCCGCCCGAAACTCGGCAAGCGCTTGATCACGCCCACCAATGCCGACCGCATCATGAACAAGGAAGGTGTCGTCACCGATGCCATCAACCCGACCAGCGGCGGCGGCCTGATCCGGGTGGAAGGCCAGGTATGGAGTGCACGTACCGAAGATGAAACGTTTATTCCCAAGGGAACACCCGTCAGGGTGATCGGCCTGCGCGGCGTCAAGGCCATCGTCGTGCCGGTCGAGCCCCTGGAATCCGAACAAGAGCCCGAACCTTGA
- a CDS encoding M28 family peptidase: MVQRAEINHQSDHRLYGPVYRFWAVLLALLCCFSLLAACSREADEEVPEIAAYGEEGAQFARKLASSCPHRIPYSDQEARAANLIMEELTKYGYQPEKQTFTVTDQEGGRQSSANVIARLKGRGFQLAQKRDGSDPGQLPAEVNDRIMVIGAHYDTPAFILPEQTEDGQEEEVLLPDGIHNNASGVASVLTAARILRQEAPGYDLVFVFFGAGTDNYRGASHFLSSLSSEERRRIDVMVNIGPVYAGDKVYAHAGQNSVRSGEYKDYAKRRKLYQVTDIFFEFQLNTRNRYAIYTNQASFFVDLDSGGQAVFREWTTKLSDHTPFDRAGIPVVFMESGDYRVKTTDDVYIESRNPYFQDTGGVISGTRFDQTGILEELFRQMDEQTVGQTIPAIDPDGLPPGETGAGRSPKDNSKQVIVPRLVQRINNTAFVLVQLTRKGPLNYDYKD, encoded by the coding sequence GTGGTTCAAAGAGCTGAAATCAATCATCAGAGTGATCACCGGCTTTACGGCCCGGTTTACCGCTTTTGGGCGGTTTTGCTGGCGCTCCTTTGCTGTTTTTCCCTGCTTGCTGCCTGTTCGCGGGAAGCGGATGAAGAGGTCCCCGAAATTGCCGCATACGGAGAGGAGGGTGCACAGTTTGCCCGCAAACTGGCTTCTTCCTGCCCGCACCGGATCCCTTATTCAGACCAGGAAGCCAGGGCGGCCAACCTGATCATGGAAGAATTGACAAAATACGGCTACCAACCGGAAAAACAGACCTTTACAGTGACAGACCAGGAGGGCGGCCGTCAAAGCTCAGCCAATGTCATCGCCCGGTTGAAGGGCAGGGGATTCCAGCTGGCACAAAAGCGTGACGGGTCAGATCCCGGACAGCTGCCGGCGGAAGTAAACGACCGGATCATGGTTATCGGCGCCCACTATGACACTCCCGCCTTCATCCTGCCGGAACAAACGGAGGACGGACAGGAAGAAGAGGTGCTCCTCCCTGACGGGATCCATAACAACGCATCGGGGGTTGCCTCTGTTCTGACGGCGGCACGCATTCTTCGCCAGGAAGCGCCCGGCTACGATCTGGTTTTTGTGTTTTTTGGCGCTGGTACGGATAACTACCGGGGCGCCAGTCATTTCCTGTCTTCACTTTCTTCGGAAGAACGGCGCAGAATCGATGTCATGGTCAATATCGGCCCCGTCTATGCAGGCGACAAAGTCTATGCACATGCAGGCCAGAATTCAGTTAGAAGCGGCGAGTATAAGGACTATGCGAAAAGGCGGAAGCTCTACCAGGTCACGGATATCTTCTTTGAGTTTCAGCTCAACACGCGAAACCGCTATGCCATCTATACCAACCAGGCCTCTTTCTTTGTGGACCTGGATTCAGGGGGCCAGGCGGTCTTTCGCGAATGGACAACCAAGTTGTCGGACCACACGCCTTTTGACCGGGCTGGCATTCCAGTCGTCTTCATGGAATCAGGAGACTACCGGGTCAAAACGACGGATGATGTCTACATCGAAAGCCGCAATCCCTATTTCCAGGACACGGGAGGTGTGATTTCGGGCACCCGTTTTGACCAGACCGGCATCCTGGAGGAATTGTTCCGTCAAATGGATGAACAAACAGTGGGCCAGACCATCCCCGCCATCGATCCGGATGGACTGCCGCCCGGTGAAACGGGTGCAGGGCGCAGCCCCAAGGACAATTCAAAACAGGTCATCGTTCCAAGGCTGGTCCAGCGCATCAATAACACTGCCTTCGTGTTGGTTCAGCTGACGAGAAAAGGGCCGCTCAACTATGACTATAAGGATTAG